One region of Chelonoidis abingdonii isolate Lonesome George chromosome 14, CheloAbing_2.0, whole genome shotgun sequence genomic DNA includes:
- the LOC116839031 gene encoding alpha-1B-glycoprotein-like isoform X1, translating to MALTLLLPVLACLQILPRPAAPADEASLKPLLTVSPEYSTYRVGNSVTFTCLTPKGHQAMQFQFLRDEAEVDFPETQSQLLHTYNLPSLNVHDSGSYRCKYWPLGQKIPSKLSDPITLNVYDRPPPPSLSLDPPCLEYLLGEQATLSCVDPEVGEVTGYRFYNERSGDNSTYAPDPSRGAKLVFLALHMADAGPYICKYWRAQNGQEILSVGSQPVSVSVLEPPSQPALILDPPSGVIKEGLPLLITCMAPRDTGERRFHFYKDGVEFIPGNTPSQINTTGPASGSMNVSVLSIPRAGPHSTGKFTCGYEEKVCQKWVQSPRSQAVNITVTADKVFLLRFLVVGGSFFIINGLIFLISHCCL from the exons ATGGCGCTAACTCTCCTTCTGCCCGTGCTGG cCTGTCTCCAGATCCTCCCCCGGCCGGCGGCCCCCGCAG ATGAAGCTTCCCTGAAGCCATTGCTGACCGTGAGCCCAGAATATTCCACCTACCGTGTTGGCAATTCTGTTACCTTCACATGCTTAACACCCAAAGGGCACCAGGCCATGCAATTCCAGTTTCTAAGGGATGAAGCTGAAGTGGACTTTCCAGAGACCCAGAGTCAGCTTCTGCATACCTACAATCTGCCTAGTCTAAATGTGCATGACTCCGGGTCCTACCGCTGTAAATACTGGCCACTTGGGCAGAAGATCCCATCCAAACTGAGTGATCCTATCACCCTAAATGTCTACG AccgaccaccaccaccctcactCTCTCTGGACCCCCCCTGTCTTGAGTACCTGCTGGGGGAACAGGCAACACTCAGCTGCGTAGATCCCGAAGTCGGGGAGGTGACGGGATACAGATTCTACAATGAAAGAAGTGGGGACAACTCCACCTATGCCCCTGACCCAAGTAGGGGAGCCAAACTGGTCTTCCTTGCACTTCACATGGCTGATGCTGGACCATATATATGCAAATACTGGAGAGCACAGAATGGGCAAGAGATACTGTCGGTGGGAAGCCAACCAGTCTCTGTTTCAGTGCTGG AACCTCCTTCCCAACCGGCACTGATCCTGGATCCCCCGTCTGGAGTGATTAAGGAAGGGCTCCCCCTGCTGATCACCTGCATGGCCCCCAGGGACACCGGTGAGCGAAGGTTCCACTTCTACAAGGATGGAGTTGAGTTCATCCCTGGGAACACACCATCTCAGATCAACACCACAGGGCCAGCGTCTGGCTCTATGAATGTCTCTGTGCTCAGCATCCCACGGGCTGGTCCCCACAGCACTGGGAAATTCACCTGCGGGTATGAGGAGAAAGTGTGCCAGAAGTGGGTCCAGTCCCCCAGGAGCCAGGCTGTGAACATCACCGTGACAG CAGATAAAGTTTTCCTGCTCCGGTTCCTGGTAGTAGGTGGTTCCTTCTTCATCATCAATggcctcatcttcctcatctccCACTGCTGCCTGTAG
- the LOC116839031 gene encoding basement membrane-specific heparan sulfate proteoglycan core protein-like isoform X2, with amino-acid sequence MALTLLLPVLACLQILPRPAAPADRPPPPSLSLDPPCLEYLLGEQATLSCVDPEVGEVTGYRFYNERSGDNSTYAPDPSRGAKLVFLALHMADAGPYICKYWRAQNGQEILSVGSQPVSVSVLEPPSQPALILDPPSGVIKEGLPLLITCMAPRDTGERRFHFYKDGVEFIPGNTPSQINTTGPASGSMNVSVLSIPRAGPHSTGKFTCGYEEKVCQKWVQSPRSQAVNITVTADKVFLLRFLVVGGSFFIINGLIFLISHCCL; translated from the exons ATGGCGCTAACTCTCCTTCTGCCCGTGCTGG cCTGTCTCCAGATCCTCCCCCGGCCGGCGGCCCCCGCAG AccgaccaccaccaccctcactCTCTCTGGACCCCCCCTGTCTTGAGTACCTGCTGGGGGAACAGGCAACACTCAGCTGCGTAGATCCCGAAGTCGGGGAGGTGACGGGATACAGATTCTACAATGAAAGAAGTGGGGACAACTCCACCTATGCCCCTGACCCAAGTAGGGGAGCCAAACTGGTCTTCCTTGCACTTCACATGGCTGATGCTGGACCATATATATGCAAATACTGGAGAGCACAGAATGGGCAAGAGATACTGTCGGTGGGAAGCCAACCAGTCTCTGTTTCAGTGCTGG AACCTCCTTCCCAACCGGCACTGATCCTGGATCCCCCGTCTGGAGTGATTAAGGAAGGGCTCCCCCTGCTGATCACCTGCATGGCCCCCAGGGACACCGGTGAGCGAAGGTTCCACTTCTACAAGGATGGAGTTGAGTTCATCCCTGGGAACACACCATCTCAGATCAACACCACAGGGCCAGCGTCTGGCTCTATGAATGTCTCTGTGCTCAGCATCCCACGGGCTGGTCCCCACAGCACTGGGAAATTCACCTGCGGGTATGAGGAGAAAGTGTGCCAGAAGTGGGTCCAGTCCCCCAGGAGCCAGGCTGTGAACATCACCGTGACAG CAGATAAAGTTTTCCTGCTCCGGTTCCTGGTAGTAGGTGGTTCCTTCTTCATCATCAATggcctcatcttcctcatctccCACTGCTGCCTGTAG